In Humulus lupulus chromosome 7, drHumLupu1.1, whole genome shotgun sequence, the following are encoded in one genomic region:
- the LOC133788717 gene encoding uncharacterized protein LOC133788717 isoform X2: MQILQHHYNEEFVLQFLTGLVCEILLIEPFPSISKVFNMIIQAENQRTLGTIPPIATTLTQPSTSNPSQPPKNKKPRPYCSNCHKLGHLVDKCFFIHGFLPGYDSKKNTNPTVNSTSLTTDTSTADASSINKLTTQCQHLFSLLSQQLKPNDSYPETQPVVSNFSGKGKAKLDQP; the protein is encoded by the coding sequence ATGCAGATATTGCAACATCACTACAATGAAGAATTTGTTTTGCAATTCTTGACTGGCCTTGTGTGCGAAATCCTTCTTATTGAACCATTCCCATCAATTTCAAAGGTGTTTAACATGATTATTCAAGCAGAAAATCAAAGGACCCTTGGCACCATACCACCAATTGCCACTACTCTTACCCAACCAAGTACTTCCAATCCTTCTCAACCACCTAAAAACAAGAAGCCCCGGCCCTACTGCTCTAATTGTCACAagcttggacatttagtggacAAATGCTTCTTCATTCATGGTTTTCTTCCAGGGTACGACTCCAAGAAGAACACAAATCCAACTGTTAATTCCACATCTTTAACCACAGATACATCTACTGCAGACGCTAGTTCCATCAATAAGCTCACCACTCAATGTCAGCATCTTTTTTCTCTACTCAGTCAGCAATTGAAACCCAATGATTCTTATCCCGAAACACAGCCTGTCGTCTCAAACTTCTCTG
- the LOC133788717 gene encoding uncharacterized protein LOC133788717 isoform X1 produces the protein MQILQHHYNEEFVLQFLTGLVCEILLIEPFPSISKVFNMIIQAENQRTLGTIPPIATTLTQPSTSNPSQPPKNKKPRPYCSNCHKLGHLVDKCFFIHGFLPGYDSKKNTNPTVNSTSLTTDTSTADASSINKLTTQCQHLFSLLSQQLKPNDSYPETQPVVSNFSGTFNDFEHWDS, from the exons ATGCAGATATTGCAACATCACTACAATGAAGAATTTGTTTTGCAATTCTTGACTGGCCTTGTGTGCGAAATCCTTCTTATTGAACCATTCCCATCAATTTCAAAGGTGTTTAACATGATTATTCAAGCAGAAAATCAAAGGACCCTTGGCACCATACCACCAATTGCCACTACTCTTACCCAACCAAGTACTTCCAATCCTTCTCAACCACCTAAAAACAAGAAGCCCCGGCCCTACTGCTCTAATTGTCACAagcttggacatttagtggacAAATGCTTCTTCATTCATGGTTTTCTTCCAGGGTACGACTCCAAGAAGAACACAAATCCAACTGTTAATTCCACATCTTTAACCACAGATACATCTACTGCAGACGCTAGTTCCATCAATAAGCTCACCACTCAATGTCAGCATCTTTTTTCTCTACTCAGTCAGCAATTGAAACCCAATGATTCTTATCCCGAAACACAGCCTGTCGTCTCAAACTTCTCTG GGACTTTCAATGACTTCGAGCATTGGGATAGCTAA